In a single window of the Poecile atricapillus isolate bPoeAtr1 chromosome 27, bPoeAtr1.hap1, whole genome shotgun sequence genome:
- the TMUB2 gene encoding transmembrane and ubiquitin-like domain-containing protein 2, with the protein MEPPAAPLILGVGDEVTLVAGVAVLALALVLAWLSTYVADGGSPLLGTGDAAVIRLGPLPPYAGPAGAAEAPEPPRAPESAEEKTEEERGAAAPGDSGSAPGTGLEPLRDVPSLSQGPAEPGAPGGEDACPGLIKIRLKFLNDTEEVAVARPEDTVGILKSKYFPGQESQMKLIYRGQLLQDQARTLRSLRITDNCVIHCHRSRGASVATPALPEPGPAAPGLPLAGGTLMVPTVMVVLALGWYFRINYRQLFTAPATVSLIGVTVLVTFLAFGVYGQAG; encoded by the exons ATGGAGCCCCCGGCCGCCCCCCTGATCCTGGGGGTGGGGGACGAGGTGACGCTGGTGGCCGGGGTGGCCGTGCTGGCCCTGGCGCTGGTGCTGGCCTGGCTCTCCACGTACGTGGCCGATGGCGGCAGCCCGCTCCTGGGCACCGGGGACGCGGCCGTGATCCGCCTCGGGCCCCTCCCGCCCTACGCGGGGCCCGCGGGGGCGGCCGAGGCTCcggagccccccagagcccccgaGAGCGCGGAGGAGAAAACAGAGGAGGAACGGggggcggcggcaccgggggacagcgggagcGCCCCCGGTACCGGCCTGGAGCCGCTCCGGGACGTCCCGAGCTTGTCGCAAGGCCCGGCCGAGCCCGGAGCCCCCGGCGGGGAGGACGCGTGCCCCGGACTCATCAAGATCCGCCTCAAGTTCCTCAACGACACCGAGGAGGTGGCAGTGGCCCGGCCCGAGGACACCGTGGGGATTCTCAAGAG CAAATACTTCCCGGGCCAGGAGAGCCAGATGAAGCTCATCTACCGcgggcagctgctgcaggaccaGGCGCGGACGCTGCGCTCGCTGCGCATCACCGATAACTGTGTCATCCACTGCCACCGCTCCCGGGGGGCTTCTGTGGCCACCCCGGCCCTGCCcgagcccggccccgcggccccggggctgcccctGGCCGGGGGCACCCTCATGGTCCCCACGGTGATGGTGGTGCTGGCGCTCGGTTGGTATTTCCGCATCAACTACCGGCAGCTCTTCACGGCCCCGGCCACCGTGTCCCTGATCGGTGTCACCGTCCTGGTGACCTTCCTGGCCTTCGGGGTGTACGGACAGGCGGGATGA